GAATTAATTCTTCCATTTTTCTCACCTTCTTTCCTTTGAATCTATTCCATCTATCCCATCTGCCTATTTTTTTTCTTAGGCAGAACGGGCCGGAACCGTTTGCCGCAGCGCGAACAGGTCATAGAATGCTTCTGCCTCGCTGCATAGTCAACGGCATTTCCCCCCGTTTTGTTGCCACAATGAGGGCAACATACTGTTTGATCTCTTTGAACATCTGCCTTTTTCATTCTTCCTCCTGGATTCTTGAGTATGAAACCGCCACAAAATACGGGGCGGAAAATAAAATTTGTCCCCCGGCCTACTGACAAGCGCGATCATCAAGCAACATTTGCTGCCAACGATCCCCTTTAAGCTAGAAATCATTAAGGAGGGATAGATTTCCAGCAACTCGTCAGTAGACCGCGAGGCAAATTAATGTTTTGATTATAACAAACAATACCTAAATTGTCAATAGCAAGCTATCTCGTCGCCAGCCTCACCCCCTACTTTCTCAAGAAGAGGTTGTTTTGGTTTGAAAAGAACTTTGAGAAAATCCGTCAGCTGGCCAAAAGCCAGCCCTGGTGGCAAAGAAACTGCCTGTTTTTGGGAAAAGGTAAATCTTTTCTCTTTTCCAGTCTCGTCCAAAAACTCCTCGACCTTGGCTACGAAAGGGTCCAGGAAATAACTTTCCCGGGAGAGTTCTCTCAGAGAGGCGGCCTGATCGATGTTTTTCCGATAAACTCTCCGATAGCCTTAAGGCTTGAGTTCTTCGGAAACATTGTTGAAGAAATTCAAGAGATCTCTTTTAAAATACCGGATGAAAAAAGAGTCAGGCAGGTTCTCGAAGACAAGCTCAAATCCCAAAAGCTTTTCTCTGGCCTGAAAGGCCTGCTGCCCGGAGACTACGTCGTCCACCTTGACCACGGCGTGGCCAGATTTATAGGTATCTCGTATCTAGTATCTGGTAGCTGGTATCGGGAAAACGAAGTACCGGATACTAAATACAAAATACAAGATACCCCCCTTCGCCAAAGCTCCGGAGGGCAGGCAAAATACTATATTTTAGAGTATGCCTCCCAAGACAGGCTTTATGTTCCCTTAGGGTTAGAAAGAAAGCTGTCTAGATACGTCGGTTTTGTCGAGCCGAAAATCTCAAGACTGGGGTCCCAAGCCTGGCAAAAAACCAAAAGGAAGATAAAGCAAGAAGTCGAAAGGTTCGCCAAAGAGCTCCTCCAGATCTATGCCCAGAGGGAAATCGCCTCTCGGCCTCCTTACTCTAAAGACAAGGAGCTGGAATTGATTCTGGAAGCCGGTTTTCCTTTTCAGGAAACCGCAGATCAAATCAGAGCTCTGGCGGAAATAGAAAAAGACTTGGGCCGGTCAAAACCAATGGACAGATTATTGTGCGGCGACGTGGGATTTGGCAAAACCGAAGTCGCCCTCAGGGCAATGCTGATAGCCGTTTCTGCCGGCTGGCAAGCGGCTTTTCTTTGCCCGACCACCATTCTGGCAAATCAGCATTTCCAGAATTTCAAACAAAGGCTAAAGAATCTGCCGGTCGGCCTGGCCGTTCTTACCAGGCTTCAGACCAAAAAAGAACAGAAAGAGACCGTCGAAAAACTGAAATCCGGCAGAGTTGATATTCTCGTTGGCACCCACCGGCTTTTGTCAAAAGACGTTTCCTCCTGCCTGTTTGGAAAAGGCGGGGGGCTGCTGGTGATTGACGACGAACAAAGATTCGGAGTCAGACAAAAGGAAAAACTGAAAAAGATAAGAGCTTCTCTTGATATCCTTTCTTTGTCGGCCACGCCCATACCAAGAACCCTTTACCTGGCTCTTTCTTCTTTAAGAGAAATGAGCCTGATTCAGACTCCGCCAAAAGATCGCCTGCCGATCAAAACTTTCATAATCCCCTGGTCGGAAAAAACAGTTAAAAAGGCTGTCGATAATGAGATTTCAAGGGGCGGCCAGGTGTATTACCTCCACAACCGAGTTGCCACTATTGAAAAAGCAAGAGCCTCGCTGGAAAAACTCCTGCCGAGAGTCAAAATTGGCCTGGCTCACGGCCGAATGAAAGAAAAGGCTTTGCTAAAAGTGATGGCTGATTTCCAGTCAAAAGAAATTGATCTGCTTTTGGCGACGACTATCATTGAAAATGGGATTGATTTTCCCAACGTCAACACCTTGATCGTCGAAGACGCCAGCCGGCTGGGCCTGGCCCAGGCCTACCAAATCAGAGGCAGAGTCGGCAGGTTCTCTTCCCAAGCCTTTGCCTATTTCCTGCACCCGCAAAGACTTCTAATGAAAGCTAAACAAAGATTGACTGCCTTAAAGCAGGCAGAAACTTTGGGTTCCGGCTGGCAGATCGCCATCAAAGACCTGGAAATCAGAGGAGC
This genomic stretch from bacterium harbors:
- a CDS encoding CarD family transcriptional regulator; translation: MSIASYLVASLTPYFLKKRLFWFEKNFEKIRQLAKSQPWWQRNCLFLGKGKSFLFSSLVQKLLDLGYERVQEITFPGEFSQRGGLIDVFPINSPIALRLEFFGNIVEEIQEISFKIPDEKRVRQVLEDKLKSQKLFSGLKGLLPGDYVVHLDHGVARFIGISYLVSGSWYRENEVPDTKYKIQDTPLRQSSGGQAKYYILEYASQDRLYVPLGLERKLSRYVGFVEPKISRLGSQAWQKTKRKIKQEVERFAKELLQIYAQREIASRPPYSKDKELELILEAGFPFQETADQIRALAEIEKDLGRSKPMDRLLCGDVGFGKTEVALRAMLIAVSAGWQAAFLCPTTILANQHFQNFKQRLKNLPVGLAVLTRLQTKKEQKETVEKLKSGRVDILVGTHRLLSKDVSSCLFGKGGGLLVIDDEQRFGVRQKEKLKKIRASLDILSLSATPIPRTLYLALSSLREMSLIQTPPKDRLPIKTFIIPWSEKTVKKAVDNEISRGGQVYYLHNRVATIEKARASLEKLLPRVKIGLAHGRMKEKALLKVMADFQSKEIDLLLATTIIENGIDFPNVNTLIVEDASRLGLAQAYQIRGRVGRFSSQAFAYFLHPQRLLMKAKQRLTALKQAETLGSGWQIAIKDLEIRGAGNILGKEQSGSINQVGLNLYCQMLSETVARQKT